The Natrinema caseinilyticum genomic sequence GTCCTCCAGATCGTGGTCAGTGGCGCCCGGGTGAGCATGATGGTCGGGCTCATCGGCTGTCTGTTGATCATCGCACTCGCCAGTGCGGTCGGAACGACCGCCGCCTACTTCGGCGGACTGGTCGACGAAGTGTTGATGCGCTTCGTCGACATCATGCTCACGTTCCCGACGTTTTTCCTGATTCTGTTCGTCGTCTACCTCTACGGCGGCGACCTGTTCACGATCGTTCTCATCCTGGGGTTGACCACGTGGACGGCAACCTCACGGCTCGTTCGATCTGAGGCGCTTCAGCGAACCGAAGAGCAGTACATCGATGCCGCGAAGAACGTCGGTGCGAGCGAACGGTGGATCATTACGCGACACCTCGTTCCGAACGTCTCCAACACGATCATCACGGCGGCGACGCTCGCGATCCCGTCGCTAATTCTCTACGAGGCGGTCCTGGCGTTTCTCGGCTTCGGTGACCCGAACGTTTGGTCGTGGGGACGTGCGATTTCCGTCGGCCGGAACGACCTCCAGAACGCGTGGTGGGTCGCGACGATTCCCGGACTCTTCCTCTTTCTGACGGTACTGGCGTTCAATTTCCTCGGCGA encodes the following:
- a CDS encoding ABC transporter permease, translated to MSPDSRADRGLDDVTFEDIDWDDYESGFELTRWRIATFVTMGGILVAWLLDTRFGSQQQPLVATEMGPFEFAPNPGNVEWLFALTVAVLFFYGIVPLYRNPRMTGYYWTEFKKNKAAVASLGFLTFIFLLAVIGPFVVGRPEIDITNPYQPPVFYRYLPGLEGGSWEHPLGTMQSGEDVLQIVVSGARVSMMVGLIGCLLIIALASAVGTTAAYFGGLVDEVLMRFVDIMLTFPTFFLILFVVYLYGGDLFTIVLILGLTTWTATSRLVRSEALQRTEEQYIDAAKNVGASERWIITRHLVPNVSNTIITAATLAIPSLILYEAVLAFLGFGDPNVWSWGRAISVGRNDLQNAWWVATIPGLFLFLTVLAFNFLGDALRDALDPRHEKR